ATACAAGAACATATGGCTAATCGTTATGTCAGATGTTATAAATCTATTTACACTAAACTTGAAATGAGAGTTGCTCACCTTGCTCATACATTCTCAAAGTGGATTAAGCTGCTTTTGAACTTAATTTTTCACAAGTCGTTGGAGTAAATATAGCTTTAAATCCTGATGTTTACAGCTTCCTATTAGAAAAAGCACGAGAGCAAGGAGAGATTGATACTCAAGATTTAACCCTAAGAAGAAATTCACTTCATTTAGCTAGTGAAGAACTTGAAAATGCAATTGGTAACTGGGCAAGAACAAAAATGTGGCAAACTCAAGAGTTCAGGCTTGGTATAAACAGAGTTGCTATTAGAGTGCAGGGATTACCTGACCCAGAGGTACATAAGTAATTGAATACTAATGTCAAGCTAATTTTACAAAGGTTGGGTATAATTTAACCAAGAGAATAAACTAATGAGTATAAAAGGAAAATACATAGGAAAAAGAAAAATCGAACTCTTTGAAGATTTAAACCTCCCTCTTGATACAGAAATATTTTTTATCATTGAGGAAATTAAACCTGTTGAAGCAATAACAGAAAAAAGAAAAAAGAAAAAAGAAAATCCTTGGCGTGAAATTGCTGAAATGGCTGAGCCAATTGGACGATCAGACTTGTCTGTGAAACACCATGAAATTTTAGGCGATTTAATTGAATAAACCCAATGGATCAAGCTATATTTCTAGACACATCATACATTCTTGCTTTAATTCTTAAAGATGACTTATTCAATAACTACTGACAAGCACTTTGAGCAAGCTGGTTTTGAGATATTATTAAAGTAACCATGAGCCAACAAATCCAAATCTATGACACAACTCTTCGCGATGGAGCACAAATGGAAGGAATTTCTCTTTCTGTGGATGATAAATTAAAAACTACAAAGTTACTTGATGATCTTGGAGTTGATTTTATAGAAGGTGGCTGGCCTGGATCAAATCCAAAAGATAGTGAGTTTTTTAAAAAAATTAAAAGCATTGAATTAAAAAATGCAAAAATTGTTGCTTTTGGAAGTACCCGCCGGGCAAATTCAAAAGCACAAAGTGATGTAGTTTTAAATGCTTTAATACAAGCAAATACTGAATTTATAACCATCGTTGGAAAGAGTTGGGACATGCACGTAGGGGTGGCTCTTGGAGTAAGTCTTGATGAAAACTTAAAAATGATTGAAGAAAGTATTGAGTTTTTAAAATTTCATAAGAAAAAAGTTTTTTTCGATGCTGAACATTTTTTTGACGGCTTTAAATCAAATCCAGAATACACCTTAAAAGTAATTCAATGTGCAAGTGAAGCTGGCGCAGACACGGTAATCCTTTGTGATACAAATGGAGGTTCACTAACTGAAGAAATAAGAAAAGCAGTTACAAAAGCAAAAGAAATAGTTCAAGGGAAATCAATAATTGGAATCCATGTTCATAATGACTGTGAACTTGCTGTTGCAAATTCTTTAGCTGCTTATGAAGCAGGAGCAAGGCAAATCCAAGGTACTATAAATGGAATTGGTGAACGCTGTGGAAATGCGAACCTGATTTCTATCATTGCAAATTTGGAAACAAAGTATAAAGAAAAAGTTTTACCAGAAAAAAATCTTACAAAACTTACTGCTATTTCAAGACAAATTGCAAATATTTTAAACTTAAATCCAAATGAGCATCAATCATTTGTTGGTACATCTGCTTTTACACATAAGGGTGGTTTGCATGCAAGTGCAGTAAAAAAAGATTCAAGAACTTATGAACATATTGAACCAGAGCTTGTAGGAAACATAAATAAAATTCTTGTAAGTGAACAAGCAGGAGTCTCAAATATTTTGTCACTTGCTGAAACTTTTAAACTAGATCTTGGAAGTGATTCAAAAAAAACCGCACAAGATTTATTAAAAAAAGTAAAAGAACTTGAACATAAGGGATATCAATTTGAAGGAGCAAGTGCAAGCTTTATTTTACTTTTGCTTGCTCTCTTAAACCAAAAACCAAAATTTTTTGAACTTGTTGATTATAGAGTTATTACAAGCTCAAAACAGCTTGCAGAAGCTACAGTAAGAATAAAAGTAAAAGGTGAAGTTATTCATACAGCAAGCCTAGGCGTAGGTCCTGGAAATGCAATTGACAACGCACTTAGAAAAGCATTAACTCAATACTATCCTACTTTAAAAGAATTTCAACTTGTAGATTTTAAAGTAAGAATTTTAGATGGACACGATGGTTCAGCAGCTAAGACTAGAGTACATGTTGAAAGCTCTGATGGAAAAACTTCATGGGATACAGTTGGAGTAAGTGCAAATATTATTGATGCCACGTGGTTAGCTATTACGGATAGTATTGAGTATGGCTTATGGACTAAACTAAGAGCCGAGCATATCCCCCATCCTGTGCCTTCTCAACAAGTCCTTTAAGCTCAAGCATTGATAAGTATTTCAGCAATTCTTTTACTTCAAGATTTGTTTCTTGAATTAAAGTTTCAAAATTTTTTGAAGTAGAAGACAAGAGTTTATAAATATTTTTTTCACATTCAGAGAGATTTTCAATTTTTTCATTTTCATTATCAAAAGAAAGCTTTGTTTGTTTACCTTCTCCAAATTTTTCTAAAATATCATTTACAGAAATTAAAAGTTCAGCAACTCTACTTTTAATTAAAACATTTGGACCATTAGAAGTAGGTGAATCAACTAATCCAGGAAGTGCAAAAAGTGATTTACCTTGTTTAATTGCAAACTTAGCAGTAATCATTGCTCCACTTTGTAAGTCTCCTTCAATAATTACAACTGCATCACTTAATGCACTTATAATCCTGTTTCTTTGTGGGAAATTCCATCCTACACCAGGAGTAGAAGGTGGATACTCAGAAATAATTAAGCTATTTTTATTTAATATTTCATTAAAAAGATTTTTATTACTAGTAGGAAAAACAACATCGACTCCTGTTCCTAACACAGCAATTGTTTTTCCAGATTTTAAGGCACCAATGTGAGCACTTGTATCTATCCCTGCTGCAAGTCCACTTATAATTACAATATTTTTTTCAGCTAAAAGTGAAGCAATTTTAGTTGAAATGTTTATCCCATAATTTGTTGCAGATCTAGTCCCTACGATTGCAACAGATTTTAGATGATTTAAAAGGTCTATTTTCCCTCTATAAAACAACCCAACTGGTGGATCATTTATCTCTAAAAGCTTTTTAGGATATTCAGGATCTGACAAGCCAATAAAGTTTATTTCTTTTTCAGTTAAGGTTTTTTTAATTTCACTTAAAATAATTTTCTTAATTTCAGTTCTTAATCTATTTATTTTTTCAAGTTCTAGATTTGAAAGATTTAGTTTGAACTCACTCTCAAAAGTTTCTTCAAGATTATTGTTTTGAAACAGTTTTTTTAATAAAACTTTTTCAGATTGAAATTCAATCACATGAGATAAAAGTAAAAATAAATCTTTAATACTTTTCATAGAGTCAAAATTGTAAACCATTGACCTTAAAAATCATGTAACCTTTGGTTACATCAAATATAAAAATTATCTTCTTAATCCTTTAATAACTTAGATTTTAAAAGTGAAATTGTTTTTAAACCCTTGCCTGATGCAGATCCCAAACGTAGAAGACCAGATATTACACGTGCAAAACAAATTTTAAAATGGGAGCCAAAGATTTTGCTGGAAGATCAAAAATAAAAAAATGTGTGGCAGAGGCAGAAGAGTTTCATATCATCAACCAGTATATTCTCAAGGCAGCTATAGTCAATCTTAGATTTTTGTCTGATATCAGTAATATTTCCTACTGTTACTTGAAGGGTATTAAGTAAAGCCTGAAAGCCTAATTTGTTTTTTATACTCACATACTAATGAATACTAAAAATCTTTCAATTTGGCCAAGCTGTCTTAATTTATTCCTTTATATTTGTTCATGAATAATTGCTGGGGATCATTACACAATTGGGGTAAAGCAAGGATGTAAAGTAAACTTTAAAATTGGTGACACAGAAGTAGCTCATGATGCTCCATTTACTACTAAGAATCCAGAACCTGAAAAACCAGCTAGCGCTAGTACTCAACCACAAGCAGTAAAAGAACCTCCAAAACCTCCACAAAAACCAAAAATCTTTTCAGAGAAAGTAAGTGACTTTGATGCTAAGCAAAAAGAATTAGAACAAAAACTAGCAGAACTACATGCTGAAAGATCCAAGTTAAAAAACGAGAGAGCTGTAGAAATATCTAACTCTCTTAAGGATTTTATAAAAGGTGCACCTGAAGCTTTGCAAAATAATTTAAATGCAATTCTTGACGAATTAGCTAAGCAAGGAATGGGCAAACCAGAAATAATGGAGCGAGCATCAATTAAACTAAAATTGCTTGCGCTAAAAAATTCTGATGATATTGATCAAAACAAAATAAATGAGATCATAAAAAATATGAGAGAGTTTGCTGCTTTAACTAAAACAGAAGCTAATCACAATATCAAAATTACAAAATTTGGAGTAGATGAGAGAGGAAGTGACTACCATTATGAGGTTAAATCTCATGGTGAACTTCTTGGGAAAATAAAAGTAACTAGTTCAGGAGGTCCTACCTTTTGGAATTCAGCTACTCAAAAAAGTTTAAACAATGCCATGGATAAAGTTAATGAAACAGGCAACTGGGAAGACTTTGATAATGCCTTAAAAGAAATTGCTGACAATAAACTTCCAATTTACTTTGAAGATTAATCTTTTTCTACCTCTTGCAAATGATAGTCTCTACACCATAAGTAACATTCAGGTGTTGGACCATTTGGATTTTTATTTAATGAGAATTAAGAAATTTATCTTCTAATTTTCAATTCTCAATTCTCAATTTCCTGAATTTGTTCTTAAGCCAACGCATTCAGAATCAATTAGTGTCTCTGCCTGTGGAACTTACGTGTTGTATCTTCTGGATCTATATCGAAATCCTCGTCAAATGGCGGTGCAGTTCCAGATTCAAAAACGTTAACTGGTACATTTTTGAAACTACAAGTTACATCAATAGTTCCATTGTCGAATACTTCACTATCAGTTTGTGCTCTAGTATTAACCTTTCTTAAAAGAGCCCATGTATTGTCATCACCAGGTTTAGGTTCAACAGATCTATTTGTGACTAAGCCAAGAGTATCTTTATAGCGAACTTTGAGTATCCCACTTGCAGTAAGGTTTTCTTCGTCTATGCTGTCTATCCTGAATATAGCTTGTGATGGTGTTACTTCTTCATCTGTTATAGTTACATCATCAAGCCCTCTTCTAAGCTCAGACTCGTAATTAGATACAGCAGTGATTTCTATTTGACCATCATCGCCTTCAACTATGCTTCTTAAACCAAGGAAAGAATAGTCTGTAATACCCTTATATTTCCTACCGATTTCTATATCGTCAGGTGTACTTATGCCAAGATTACTTAAATATGAAGACACTTGGCTTCTAGTGAATACATCTTCGTACGATTGGTCTTTAAAGAGTTCAAAACCAACTTGACCAGTACCTGACTGAAAGTAAATATAACTATTGCGTGCTTTAACTTTATCTATTGGAGTGGAATCCCCTCCTCTAAATGTGCAAATTGTTTTTCCACCGTATGTTATTGGTTGTTCTTCAGGTGGTGGTGTTTCTACTAGTGGAGTCTCACCTATTACTTCTGTAATATCTGCTCCTGCTGGTGTAGCTTCAGTTGCTGCTCCAGTTGCATCAGCTCCTGTAACTTGTGCATAAGTATTGTAAGTCAACGAAAATTGCAAAAACACAAAAGCGCTAACAAATAAAATTAATCTAACCATAATACCCCCCAAAAAAAATTATTACCTATTTTGCATCATACCTAACCTTGTCTTAACTTAAACTCTTTATTTCAAATTATTTATCTTAGCTAATAAAGCTAGTTAACTCTTAATTCTTCATCATTATCTGATTACTTTCTTTAAATCATCGAGTGCTTTTAAAGATAACAATCTGTCAGATCCAAAAACTAACAAAAACTGTCCCTTAGCCCATGCATTCAGAACTTGTACTGTCAATCTGGCAGAGATAAGGATATCAGATTTTTTAGAATTCAATATCCATTCTACGTAAGAAGATTAAGAAAAACAATGTTAATTGAAAAA
This region of Candidatus Melainabacteria bacterium genomic DNA includes:
- a CDS encoding citramalate synthase; this encodes MSQQIQIYDTTLRDGAQMEGISLSVDDKLKTTKLLDDLGVDFIEGGWPGSNPKDSEFFKKIKSIELKNAKIVAFGSTRRANSKAQSDVVLNALIQANTEFITIVGKSWDMHVGVALGVSLDENLKMIEESIEFLKFHKKKVFFDAEHFFDGFKSNPEYTLKVIQCASEAGADTVILCDTNGGSLTEEIRKAVTKAKEIVQGKSIIGIHVHNDCELAVANSLAAYEAGARQIQGTINGIGERCGNANLISIIANLETKYKEKVLPEKNLTKLTAISRQIANILNLNPNEHQSFVGTSAFTHKGGLHASAVKKDSRTYEHIEPELVGNINKILVSEQAGVSNILSLAETFKLDLGSDSKKTAQDLLKKVKELEHKGYQFEGASASFILLLLALLNQKPKFFELVDYRVITSSKQLAEATVRIKVKGEVIHTASLGVGPGNAIDNALRKALTQYYPTLKEFQLVDFKVRILDGHDGSAAKTRVHVESSDGKTSWDTVGVSANIIDATWLAITDSIEYGLWTKLRAEHIPHPVPSQQVL
- the dprA gene encoding DNA-protecting protein DprA — its product is MKSIKDLFLLLSHVIEFQSEKVLLKKLFQNNNLEETFESEFKLNLSNLELEKINRLRTEIKKIILSEIKKTLTEKEINFIGLSDPEYPKKLLEINDPPVGLFYRGKIDLLNHLKSVAIVGTRSATNYGINISTKIASLLAEKNIVIISGLAAGIDTSAHIGALKSGKTIAVLGTGVDVVFPTSNKNLFNEILNKNSLIISEYPPSTPGVGWNFPQRNRIISALSDAVVIIEGDLQSGAMITAKFAIKQGKSLFALPGLVDSPTSNGPNVLIKSRVAELLISVNDILEKFGEGKQTKLSFDNENEKIENLSECEKNIYKLLSSTSKNFETLIQETNLEVKELLKYLSMLELKGLVEKAQDGGYARLLV